In a single window of the Nocardiopsis composta genome:
- a CDS encoding NDMA-dependent alcohol dehydrogenase, with the protein MKTRAAALLEQPGSWQVIEVDVGEPKAGEVLVRFEAAGLCHSDEHAATGDMPVAHLPFIGGHEGAGVVEGVGPGVARFAPGDRVATQFVPSCGHCPSCYAGHMNLCDLGMFALAGSMPDGTYRASLDGADVAQMTMLGTFAEWAVVSEFSLVKIPDGVSFEVAALVSCGVATGWGSAENAAEVAHGDTVIVMGTGGVGMNAVQGAAARGAAHVIAVDPVEFKREKAKEFGATAAFADIGEAADFARLATGGQGADAAIVCVGVTEAEHVAQAFAAIAKKSTVVVTGIGPASAVGLPVNLWEMAMMEKRIQGTIFGMGTPGREIPRLLEMYRAGRLKLDELITRRYALDEIATAYQDMYDGRNIRGVVVHGK; encoded by the coding sequence ATGAAGACGCGAGCCGCCGCACTGCTGGAGCAGCCCGGTTCCTGGCAGGTCATCGAGGTCGACGTCGGCGAGCCGAAGGCCGGCGAGGTACTGGTCCGGTTCGAGGCCGCCGGGCTGTGCCACTCCGACGAGCACGCGGCCACCGGGGACATGCCGGTCGCGCACCTGCCGTTCATCGGCGGGCACGAGGGGGCGGGCGTGGTCGAGGGCGTCGGGCCGGGGGTCGCCCGGTTCGCGCCGGGCGACCGGGTCGCCACCCAGTTCGTGCCGAGCTGCGGGCACTGCCCGTCCTGCTACGCGGGGCACATGAACCTGTGCGACCTGGGCATGTTCGCGCTGGCCGGGTCCATGCCGGACGGCACCTACCGGGCCTCGCTGGACGGCGCGGACGTCGCCCAGATGACGATGCTGGGCACCTTCGCCGAGTGGGCGGTCGTCTCGGAGTTCTCCCTGGTCAAGATCCCCGACGGGGTCTCCTTCGAGGTCGCCGCGCTGGTCAGCTGCGGGGTGGCCACCGGGTGGGGCTCGGCGGAGAACGCCGCGGAGGTCGCGCACGGCGACACGGTCATCGTGATGGGCACCGGAGGCGTCGGGATGAACGCGGTCCAGGGAGCGGCGGCCCGCGGGGCCGCGCACGTGATCGCGGTCGACCCGGTGGAGTTCAAGCGGGAGAAGGCCAAGGAGTTCGGCGCCACCGCGGCCTTCGCCGACATCGGGGAGGCCGCCGACTTCGCCCGGCTGGCCACCGGGGGCCAGGGCGCCGACGCGGCGATCGTCTGCGTCGGGGTGACCGAGGCCGAGCACGTCGCCCAGGCGTTCGCCGCCATCGCCAAGAAGTCCACCGTGGTGGTGACCGGAATCGGACCGGCCTCCGCGGTCGGCCTGCCGGTCAACCTGTGGGAGATGGCGATGATGGAGAAGCGGATCCAGGGCACCATCTTCGGCATGGGGACGCCCGGCCGGGAGATCCCCCGGCTGCTGGAGATGTACCGGGCGGGGCGGCTGAAGCTGGACGAACTGATCACCCGGCGCTATGCGCTCGACGAGATCGCAACCGCTTACCAGGACATGTACGACGGAAGGAATATCCGCGGGGTGGTCGTGCACGGTAAGTGA
- the mftE gene encoding mycofactocin biosynthesis peptidyl-dipeptidase MftE, producing the protein MHSPADRATAPPSGRGLSAPPGTARAGAARLAELTSPEAADHRILLVPIGAVEQHGPHLPLDTDVRIAEHLAHAAARDLPHRAAVAPALPYGASGEHRPFPGTLWLAVETVTAALLDLARAARPWAGHTVFVSGHGGNAEPASAALRVLRTEAPGSASAWFPRAGVLAAAGRTPDAHAGRTETAMLLAIAPELVRTGLAEPGATAPLAELLPAIRAGSIADASANGVLGDPTTATAAEGRTLLHLLTEDLRTHLRRVRPLPG; encoded by the coding sequence GTGCACTCCCCCGCCGACCGCGCCACCGCCCCGCCGTCCGGCCGCGGCCTCTCGGCCCCGCCCGGGACCGCCCGGGCCGGAGCCGCCCGGCTCGCCGAGCTGACCTCGCCGGAGGCCGCCGACCATCGGATACTGCTGGTCCCGATCGGCGCGGTGGAGCAGCACGGGCCGCACCTGCCGCTCGACACCGACGTGCGGATCGCCGAACACCTGGCGCACGCCGCCGCGCGGGACCTCCCGCACCGCGCCGCGGTCGCCCCCGCCCTGCCCTACGGGGCCAGCGGCGAGCACCGCCCCTTCCCCGGAACCCTGTGGCTGGCCGTCGAGACGGTCACCGCCGCCCTGCTCGACCTGGCCCGCGCCGCCCGCCCCTGGGCGGGGCACACCGTGTTCGTCAGCGGGCACGGCGGCAACGCCGAACCCGCCTCCGCGGCACTGCGCGTCCTGCGCACCGAGGCCCCCGGCTCGGCGAGCGCCTGGTTCCCGCGCGCCGGCGTGCTGGCCGCCGCCGGCCGCACCCCCGACGCCCACGCCGGACGGACCGAGACCGCGATGCTGCTCGCCATCGCCCCGGAACTGGTCCGCACCGGCCTGGCCGAACCCGGCGCCACCGCCCCGCTGGCCGAACTCCTCCCCGCGATCCGCGCCGGCTCCATCGCCGACGCCTCCGCCAACGGCGTCCTCGGCGACCCCACCACGGCCACCGCCGCCGAGGGCCGCACCCTCCTCCACCTGCTCACCGAGGACCTCCGGACCCACCTGCGCCGCGTCCGCCCTCTCCCGGGTTGA
- the mftF gene encoding mycofactocin biosynthesis glycosyltransferase MftF (Members of this protein family, MftF, are glycosyltransferases, members of PF00535 (glycosyl transferase family 2). The encoding gene is found as part of the mycofactocin cassette, in Mycobacterium tuberculosis, many other Actinobacteria, and occasional members of other lineages. Mycofactocin itself, a putative redox carrier, is a heavily modified derivative of the C-terminal Val-Tyr dipeptide of the mycofactocin precursor MftA (TIGR03969).), whose translation MVLDGGVRTAQGGRMLIGGAPVRVVRLSAAGARAVGRWRAGAAPAGAAERALARRLVDGGLAHPLPPPAAPPSGEADIVVPVRDRTRALGPLLAAVRADLPDVGVLVVDDASADRAGTARVAAEHGARLVRRESCGGPAAARNTGLAACRSPFVAFLDSDCVPDPGWLRRLLGHFADPGVGAAAPRILPARDGSGGVLARFEAARSPLDMGPAPARVAPGGPVSYVPSAALVVRRAACPGGFDPDMPVGEDVDLVWRLADAGWAVRYEPAAAVRHAHRTRLGPLLRRRFDYGTSAGPLALRHGARVAPAVVSPWSGAAIALAAAGRPVGAAAVLAAAAALLVRRTGRAGPAVPAAEAARLVGLGTLGTARWLAASVARAWWPAALPAALASRRAAALLAAAALAPPLAEWADRRPPLDPLTWTALCLAADGAYAAGVWTGAAAARTPIPLLPVLSPARSAVH comes from the coding sequence GTGGTGCTCGACGGCGGGGTCCGGACCGCGCAGGGCGGGCGGATGCTGATCGGCGGGGCGCCGGTCCGGGTGGTGCGGCTCTCCGCGGCAGGGGCGCGGGCGGTCGGCCGGTGGCGGGCCGGCGCGGCACCGGCCGGCGCGGCGGAGCGGGCGCTGGCCCGCAGGCTGGTCGACGGCGGGCTGGCGCACCCGCTCCCCCCGCCCGCCGCGCCGCCGTCCGGGGAGGCCGACATCGTCGTCCCGGTGCGGGACCGGACCCGCGCGCTGGGACCGCTGCTCGCCGCAGTGCGGGCGGACCTGCCCGACGTCGGCGTGCTGGTCGTGGACGACGCCTCCGCCGACCGCGCGGGCACCGCCCGGGTCGCGGCCGAGCACGGCGCCCGGCTGGTCCGCCGGGAGTCCTGCGGCGGCCCCGCGGCCGCGCGCAACACCGGGCTGGCCGCCTGCCGGAGCCCGTTCGTCGCCTTCCTCGACTCCGACTGCGTCCCGGATCCCGGCTGGCTGCGGCGGCTGCTCGGGCACTTCGCCGACCCCGGGGTCGGTGCGGCCGCCCCGCGGATCCTCCCCGCCCGGGACGGCTCCGGCGGCGTGCTCGCCCGGTTCGAGGCGGCGCGGTCGCCGCTGGACATGGGCCCCGCCCCGGCCCGGGTCGCCCCCGGCGGCCCGGTCTCCTACGTGCCCTCCGCCGCGCTCGTGGTGCGCCGGGCCGCCTGCCCGGGCGGCTTCGACCCGGACATGCCGGTGGGCGAGGACGTGGACCTGGTGTGGCGGCTGGCCGACGCGGGGTGGGCGGTGCGCTACGAGCCGGCCGCCGCGGTCCGGCACGCGCACCGGACCCGGCTCGGCCCGCTGCTCCGGCGCCGGTTCGACTACGGCACCTCTGCCGGACCGCTCGCGCTGCGGCACGGCGCCCGGGTCGCGCCGGCGGTGGTGTCGCCGTGGAGCGGGGCGGCCATCGCGCTGGCCGCGGCCGGCCGGCCGGTCGGCGCCGCCGCGGTACTCGCCGCCGCGGCCGCGCTGCTGGTCCGCCGGACGGGACGGGCCGGCCCCGCCGTCCCGGCGGCCGAGGCGGCCCGCCTGGTCGGCCTGGGCACGCTCGGCACCGCCCGGTGGCTGGCCGCGTCGGTGGCGCGGGCGTGGTGGCCGGCCGCGCTCCCCGCGGCGCTCGCCTCCCGCCGGGCGGCGGCGCTGCTGGCCGCGGCGGCGCTCGCCCCGCCGCTGGCCGAGTGGGCCGACCGCCGGCCGCCGCTGGACCCGCTCACCTGGACCGCGCTCTGCCTGGCCGCCGACGGCGCGTACGCGGCCGGCGTGTGGACCGGCGCGGCCGCGGCGCGCACCCCGATCCCGCTGCTGCCGGTGCTCTCCCCGGCCCGCTCCGCGGTGCACTGA
- the mgrA gene encoding L-glyceraldehyde 3-phosphate reductase produces the protein MVRESDIPRLDVPSAGVHRADPERYDGRMPYRRTGRSGLDLPSVSLGLWHNFGDDRDLSTQRAVLRRAFDLGVTHFDLANNYGPPPGSAELNFGRILREDFRAYRDELIISTKAGYQMWPGPYGSGGGSRKYLLASLDQSLGRMGLDHVDIFYSHRYDPDTPLEETMGALDAAVRSGKALYAGISSYSPERTAEAAAIMRGLGTPLLIHQPSYSMVNRWIEETGLLDTLEREGMGCIAFSPLAQGMLTGKYLGGVPEGSRASLGKSLNPDWLDEESLAVIRSLNDIAAARGQTLAQLALQWALRDPRVTSVLIGASSVTQLEDSLGAVRGPELTADELSAIDAHAKELGVNIWKRSSDG, from the coding sequence ATGGTGCGAGAATCCGACATTCCGCGGCTGGACGTCCCGAGCGCCGGGGTCCACCGCGCCGACCCCGAACGCTACGACGGGCGGATGCCCTACCGCCGCACCGGGCGGAGCGGCCTGGACCTCCCGTCCGTCTCGCTCGGGCTGTGGCACAACTTCGGCGACGACCGCGACCTGTCGACCCAGCGCGCCGTGCTGCGCCGCGCCTTCGACCTCGGAGTGACCCACTTCGACCTGGCCAACAACTACGGTCCGCCGCCGGGTTCGGCCGAGCTCAACTTCGGCCGGATCCTGCGCGAGGACTTCCGGGCCTACCGGGACGAGCTGATCATCTCGACCAAGGCCGGGTACCAGATGTGGCCGGGCCCCTACGGCAGCGGCGGCGGCTCGCGCAAGTACCTGCTGGCCAGCCTGGACCAGTCGCTGGGCCGGATGGGCCTGGACCACGTCGACATCTTCTACAGCCACCGCTACGACCCGGACACCCCGCTCGAAGAGACCATGGGCGCACTGGACGCCGCGGTCCGCTCGGGCAAGGCGCTGTACGCGGGGATCTCCTCCTACTCCCCGGAGCGCACCGCCGAGGCCGCCGCGATCATGCGCGGCCTGGGCACCCCGCTCCTGATCCACCAGCCGTCCTACTCGATGGTGAACCGGTGGATCGAGGAGACCGGGCTGCTCGACACGCTGGAGCGGGAGGGGATGGGCTGCATCGCCTTCTCCCCGCTGGCCCAGGGCATGCTCACCGGCAAGTACCTCGGCGGCGTCCCGGAGGGCTCCCGGGCCAGCCTGGGCAAGTCGCTCAACCCGGACTGGCTCGACGAGGAGAGCCTGGCGGTCATCCGGTCGCTCAACGACATCGCGGCGGCCCGCGGCCAGACGCTGGCCCAGCTGGCCCTGCAGTGGGCGCTCCGCGACCCGCGGGTGACCTCGGTGCTCATCGGCGCCAGCAGCGTCACCCAGCTGGAGGACAGCCTCGGCGCGGTGCGCGGCCCCGAACTCACCGCCGACGAGCTCTCCGCGATCGACGCGCACGCCAAGGAGCTCGGCGTCAACATCTGGAAGCGCTCCAGCGACGGCTGA
- a CDS encoding PhoX family protein — protein MPGSAPHRRSLPLVGPVGGGRSAATCRFRCGYACFHDAPNTSDNPYFGDVFSRMVSRRAALRTGAVGAGAAALGLGALGAPAAAAGAPAKGGKGKGNPRLKFEGLPPSTADDVVVPKGYAHNVVIRWGDPVLPGAPEFDFENQTAEAQEKQFGYNCDYVAFRELSRDRGLLWVNHEYTNENLMFAGYTDGADIDPELIKVSMAAHGGSIVEIVRDRKGGWRPSKGKRRFNRRITATTPMRITGPAAGDALLRTEADPEGTEVLGMLNNCAGGMTPWGTILTCEENFNQYFVGGEGAPEEAKAALKRYGVPVEGDTRKDNRRFDRVDERFDLSKHPNEVNRFGWVVEIDPTDPDYKPRKRTLLGRIKHEGANTRITDDGRVAVYMGDDERFDYIYKFVSKNRYRKGSRRHNDTLLDSGTLYVARLTGNSPAEEFDGSGKLPSDGAFDGVGEWIPLCTEEESYVDGMTVAEVLVHTRIAGDKAGATKMDRPEDFEPNPVTGKVYCALTNNSAREPGQADESNPRGPNKHGHILEITEAGDDAGATEFTWDVPVVCGDPADPDTYFAGYDKSKVAPISAPDNLTFDKHGNLWISTDGQPGELGIHDALHAVPMHGKYKGELKTFATVPVDAECCGPFITEDNKTVFIAPQHPGEEGTVEEPTSTWPDRGAFPRPSVVSIWHKKGKDIGS, from the coding sequence GTGCCCGGATCCGCGCCCCACCGCCGCAGCCTGCCGCTGGTCGGCCCGGTCGGCGGAGGGAGATCAGCCGCCACCTGCCGTTTCCGCTGCGGCTACGCCTGCTTCCACGACGCCCCCAACACCAGTGACAACCCCTACTTCGGCGACGTGTTCAGCCGGATGGTCTCCCGCCGGGCCGCGCTGCGCACCGGCGCGGTGGGCGCCGGCGCCGCCGCCCTGGGACTGGGCGCGCTCGGCGCCCCGGCCGCGGCCGCCGGCGCCCCGGCCAAGGGCGGGAAGGGCAAGGGCAACCCGCGGCTGAAGTTCGAGGGCCTGCCGCCGAGCACCGCCGACGACGTCGTCGTGCCCAAGGGGTACGCGCACAACGTCGTCATCCGGTGGGGCGACCCGGTGCTCCCCGGCGCCCCGGAGTTCGACTTCGAGAACCAGACCGCCGAGGCGCAGGAGAAGCAGTTCGGCTACAACTGCGACTACGTCGCGTTCCGCGAGCTCTCCCGAGACCGCGGCCTGCTCTGGGTCAACCACGAGTACACCAACGAGAACCTGATGTTCGCCGGCTACACCGACGGCGCCGACATCGACCCGGAGCTGATCAAGGTCTCGATGGCCGCGCACGGCGGCTCGATCGTGGAGATCGTCCGGGACCGCAAGGGCGGCTGGCGGCCGTCCAAGGGGAAGCGCCGGTTCAACCGCCGGATCACCGCCACCACCCCGATGCGGATCACCGGACCGGCCGCGGGCGACGCGCTGCTGCGCACCGAGGCCGACCCGGAGGGCACCGAGGTGCTCGGCATGCTGAACAACTGCGCCGGCGGGATGACCCCCTGGGGCACCATCCTCACCTGCGAGGAGAACTTCAACCAGTACTTCGTCGGCGGCGAGGGCGCCCCGGAGGAGGCCAAGGCCGCGCTGAAGCGGTACGGCGTCCCCGTCGAAGGCGACACCCGCAAGGACAACCGCCGCTTCGACCGGGTGGACGAGCGCTTCGACCTGTCCAAGCACCCCAACGAGGTGAACCGGTTCGGCTGGGTGGTCGAGATCGACCCGACCGACCCCGACTACAAGCCGCGCAAGCGCACCCTGCTCGGCCGGATCAAGCACGAGGGCGCCAACACCCGGATCACCGACGACGGCCGGGTCGCCGTCTACATGGGCGACGACGAGCGGTTCGACTACATCTACAAGTTCGTCAGCAAGAACCGCTACCGGAAGGGCTCGCGCCGGCACAACGACACCCTGCTCGACTCGGGGACGCTGTACGTCGCGCGGCTGACCGGCAACAGCCCCGCCGAGGAGTTCGACGGCTCCGGGAAGCTCCCCTCCGACGGCGCCTTCGACGGGGTCGGCGAGTGGATCCCGCTCTGCACCGAGGAGGAGAGCTACGTCGACGGGATGACCGTCGCCGAGGTCCTGGTGCACACCCGCATCGCGGGGGACAAGGCCGGCGCCACCAAGATGGACCGGCCCGAGGACTTCGAGCCCAACCCGGTCACCGGCAAGGTGTACTGCGCGCTGACCAACAACAGCGCCCGCGAGCCCGGGCAGGCCGACGAGTCCAACCCGCGCGGCCCCAACAAGCACGGCCACATCCTGGAGATCACCGAGGCCGGCGACGACGCCGGCGCCACCGAGTTCACCTGGGACGTCCCGGTGGTCTGCGGCGACCCCGCCGACCCGGACACCTACTTCGCCGGGTACGACAAGTCGAAGGTCGCGCCGATCTCCGCGCCGGACAACCTCACCTTCGACAAGCACGGCAACCTGTGGATCTCCACCGACGGCCAGCCCGGTGAGCTGGGCATCCACGACGCGCTGCACGCGGTGCCGATGCACGGCAAGTACAAGGGCGAGCTGAAGACCTTCGCCACCGTCCCGGTGGACGCCGAATGCTGCGGCCCGTTCATCACCGAGGACAACAAGACGGTGTTCATCGCCCCGCAGCACCCGGGCGAGGAGGGCACCGTGGAGGAGCCCACCAGCACCTGGCCGGACCGGGGCGCCTTCCCCCGGCCCTCGGTGGTCTCCATCTGGCACAAGAAGGGCAAGGACATCGGCAGCTGA
- a CDS encoding ATP-binding protein, translating into MTEHTLPPDVLGAPTRRRFPGLAHQVKHARRFVERLLAASPELTTATLLTSELATNAVTHSASGSPGGKFEVTVYRGPGRARVEVRDLGGSEQPRAQHNDPCDVTEHGRGLDLVEALASAWGTEDRPDGLGRMVWFELAWDPGDEVPAPLP; encoded by the coding sequence ATGACAGAGCACACCCTCCCGCCCGATGTCCTGGGGGCACCGACCAGACGGAGATTCCCCGGTCTCGCCCACCAGGTCAAGCACGCACGGCGATTCGTCGAGCGGCTGCTCGCCGCCTCGCCCGAACTGACCACGGCGACCCTGCTCACCAGTGAGCTCGCCACCAACGCCGTCACCCACAGCGCCTCCGGCTCGCCCGGCGGGAAGTTCGAGGTGACCGTCTACCGCGGGCCCGGCCGGGCCCGGGTGGAGGTGCGCGACCTCGGCGGCTCCGAGCAGCCCCGCGCCCAGCACAACGACCCCTGCGACGTCACCGAACACGGGCGCGGCCTCGACCTGGTCGAGGCGCTCGCCTCCGCCTGGGGCACCGAGGACCGCCCCGACGGGCTCGGCCGCATGGTCTGGTTCGAGCTCGCCTGGGACCCCGGTGACGAGGTTCCGGCGCCGCTCCCCTGA
- a CDS encoding efflux RND transporter permease subunit, with product MNRLAKISLGNRALILLITLSALVFGVIAAGSAKRELMPSMELPMVMVGAQYQGASPQVVEDEVTEPLEQAVKGVAGITSYNSTSSTGSAQVVAEFDYGDSTDDVVRDVQKAVDQAQASLPDDVDPTVQSFSMDDMPVVMLAAGAGDGDAQALAEPLREQVIPELESIDGVRAALLTGVVDSKVTITPDEDELADAGLTSADLTTALQSSGVMSPGGDITEDGRTLTVTTGGKLESLEDVEDIWLMPSGGAGAAGGADAAGGAGAAGAAGIPGAAPAAPEPVKLSEVADVELLQDESTTITRTDGRPSLGVMITKTPEGNTVEVSEAVQEKLDDLKPMLGEDGDITVVFDQAPYINDSIVAMLEEGGLGLVFAVAVILIFLLSVRSTLVSAVSIPVSLLITMIGMQVFDYSLNILTLGAITVSIGRVVDDSIVVLENIKRHLGYGEDKFTAVFTGVKEVSVAITSSTLTTIAVFLPVGFVGGMVGELFRPFAVTVSLALAVSLLVSLTIIPVLAYWFMKTKPVPPEEAERVRAEENQRELNAPLARAYLPVIRWATRHRFLTLAASLVLLVGTVAMAFSPLLKTNFLGDQGQNTYQATQELPVGTSVEEADAEAAKVEKKLEGLSWVDSYQASVGGGDPMAAMMGGGAGATQYTITTDPEGDQEVYKEKLRQAFSEIDTGSEVMLADAGGTAGLEVEVTADDPETLKEAAGQVEEAVADIDGAADVQNSIAAELPALEVRVDGEAAAEEGLTEGQIGQAVSDAFQGATVGTATVEDRQRDMVVRVQDRPETVAELEDLEIAAPTGGTVELSEVADVEEVLQAPELHRTGGVTSATVSASPTADDLGKVSAELTQALDRLDLPEGAQAEIGGVSADQTEAFGQLGLAMLAAVVIVYLIMVATFKSLIQPFILLVSIPFAATGSLGLLMLTGQPLGLPAMIGLLMLIGVVVTNAIVLIDLVNQYREQGMELREAVVEGSRHRLRPILMTALATMGALTPMALGITGGGAFVSQPLALVVIGGLFTSTLLTLVLVPVLYTMAEGRKERRAKRRAAKREAALAAARQERAGKHAKEQDREESPAEVD from the coding sequence GTGAACCGGCTCGCCAAGATATCCCTGGGCAACCGCGCACTCATCCTGCTCATCACACTGTCGGCGCTGGTCTTCGGCGTGATCGCGGCCGGATCGGCCAAGCGTGAGCTGATGCCCTCGATGGAGCTGCCGATGGTCATGGTCGGCGCCCAGTACCAGGGGGCGTCGCCGCAGGTCGTCGAGGACGAGGTGACCGAACCGCTGGAGCAGGCGGTCAAGGGCGTCGCCGGCATCACCTCCTACAACTCGACCTCCTCCACCGGCAGCGCCCAGGTGGTCGCCGAGTTCGACTACGGTGACAGCACCGACGACGTGGTGCGCGACGTGCAGAAGGCGGTCGACCAGGCGCAGGCCTCGCTGCCCGACGACGTCGACCCCACCGTGCAGTCGTTCAGCATGGACGACATGCCGGTGGTGATGCTCGCCGCCGGCGCCGGTGACGGCGACGCCCAGGCGCTCGCCGAACCGCTGCGCGAACAGGTCATCCCGGAGCTGGAGTCGATCGACGGGGTGCGCGCCGCGCTGCTGACCGGTGTGGTGGACTCCAAGGTCACCATCACCCCCGACGAGGACGAACTGGCCGACGCCGGGCTGACCTCCGCCGACCTCACCACCGCGCTGCAGTCCAGCGGCGTGATGTCGCCGGGCGGCGACATCACCGAGGACGGCCGGACCCTCACCGTGACCACCGGCGGCAAGCTGGAGTCGCTGGAGGACGTCGAGGACATCTGGCTGATGCCCTCCGGCGGCGCCGGAGCCGCCGGCGGCGCGGACGCCGCGGGCGGTGCGGGAGCCGCGGGGGCGGCCGGCATCCCGGGTGCGGCCCCGGCGGCGCCGGAGCCGGTCAAGCTCTCCGAGGTCGCCGACGTCGAGCTGCTCCAGGACGAGAGCACCACCATCACCCGCACCGACGGCCGGCCCAGCCTCGGCGTGATGATCACCAAGACGCCCGAGGGCAACACCGTCGAGGTCTCCGAGGCGGTCCAGGAGAAGCTGGACGACCTCAAGCCGATGCTCGGCGAGGACGGCGACATCACCGTCGTGTTCGACCAGGCGCCCTACATCAACGACTCCATCGTGGCGATGCTGGAGGAGGGCGGACTCGGCCTGGTCTTCGCGGTCGCCGTCATCCTGATCTTCCTGCTGTCGGTCCGCTCCACCCTGGTCTCCGCGGTCTCCATCCCGGTGTCCCTGCTGATCACCATGATCGGCATGCAGGTGTTCGACTACAGCCTGAACATCCTGACCCTGGGCGCGATCACGGTCTCCATCGGCCGGGTGGTCGACGACTCCATCGTGGTGCTGGAGAACATCAAGCGGCACCTGGGCTACGGCGAGGACAAGTTCACCGCGGTCTTCACCGGCGTCAAGGAGGTCTCCGTCGCGATCACCTCCTCCACGCTGACCACCATCGCGGTCTTCCTGCCGGTCGGCTTCGTCGGCGGCATGGTCGGCGAGCTGTTCCGGCCGTTCGCGGTCACCGTCAGCCTGGCGCTGGCGGTCTCCCTGCTGGTCTCGCTGACCATCATCCCGGTGCTGGCCTACTGGTTCATGAAGACCAAGCCGGTCCCGCCGGAGGAGGCCGAGCGGGTCCGCGCCGAGGAGAACCAGCGCGAGCTCAACGCGCCGCTGGCCCGCGCCTACCTGCCGGTGATCCGCTGGGCGACCCGGCACCGCTTCCTCACCCTGGCCGCGTCGCTGGTGCTGCTCGTCGGTACCGTCGCGATGGCGTTCAGCCCGCTGCTGAAGACCAACTTCCTCGGCGACCAGGGGCAGAACACCTACCAGGCCACCCAGGAGCTGCCGGTCGGCACCTCGGTGGAGGAGGCCGACGCCGAGGCGGCGAAGGTCGAGAAGAAGCTGGAAGGCCTCTCCTGGGTCGACTCCTACCAGGCCTCGGTCGGCGGGGGCGACCCGATGGCGGCGATGATGGGCGGCGGCGCCGGAGCCACGCAGTACACCATCACCACCGACCCCGAGGGCGACCAGGAGGTCTACAAGGAGAAGCTGCGCCAGGCCTTCTCCGAGATCGACACCGGCTCCGAGGTGATGCTGGCCGACGCCGGCGGCACCGCCGGGCTGGAGGTCGAGGTCACCGCGGACGACCCGGAGACCCTCAAGGAGGCCGCCGGGCAGGTCGAGGAGGCCGTCGCCGACATCGACGGCGCCGCCGACGTGCAGAACAGCATCGCCGCCGAGCTGCCCGCGCTGGAAGTGCGGGTCGACGGGGAGGCCGCCGCCGAGGAGGGCCTCACCGAGGGCCAGATCGGCCAGGCGGTCAGCGACGCCTTCCAGGGCGCGACGGTCGGCACCGCCACCGTCGAGGACCGGCAGCGGGACATGGTGGTCCGGGTGCAGGACCGCCCGGAGACCGTCGCCGAGCTGGAGGACCTGGAGATCGCCGCGCCGACCGGCGGCACCGTCGAGCTGTCCGAGGTGGCCGACGTCGAAGAGGTCCTGCAGGCGCCGGAGCTGCACCGGACCGGCGGCGTGACCAGCGCGACCGTGTCCGCCTCGCCGACCGCCGACGACCTCGGCAAGGTCAGCGCGGAGCTCACCCAGGCGCTGGACCGGCTGGACCTGCCGGAGGGCGCGCAGGCCGAGATCGGCGGCGTCAGCGCCGACCAGACCGAGGCCTTCGGGCAGCTCGGGCTGGCCATGCTGGCCGCGGTGGTCATCGTCTACCTGATCATGGTGGCCACCTTCAAGAGCCTGATCCAGCCGTTCATCCTGCTGGTGTCGATCCCGTTCGCGGCCACCGGCTCGCTCGGCCTGCTGATGCTCACCGGCCAGCCGCTGGGCCTGCCGGCGATGATCGGCCTGCTGATGCTGATCGGCGTCGTGGTCACCAACGCCATCGTCCTCATCGACCTGGTCAACCAGTACCGGGAGCAGGGCATGGAGCTGCGCGAGGCGGTCGTGGAGGGCTCGCGGCACCGGCTGCGCCCGATCCTGATGACCGCGCTGGCCACCATGGGGGCGCTGACCCCGATGGCGCTGGGCATCACCGGCGGCGGGGCGTTCGTCTCGCAGCCGCTGGCGCTGGTGGTCATCGGCGGCCTGTTCACCTCGACGCTGCTCACGCTGGTCCTGGTGCCGGTGCTCTACACCATGGCCGAGGGGCGCAAGGAGCGCCGTGCCAAGCGGCGCGCGGCCAAGCGGGAGGCCGCGCTGGCCGCCGCCCGCCAGGAGCGCGCCGGCAAGCACGCCAAGGAGCAGGACCGGGAGGAGTCGCCGGCCGAGGTCGACTGA
- the cmtR gene encoding Cd(II)/Pb(II)-sensing metalloregulatory transcriptional regulator CmtR — protein MVFMLTSEQRLSAIQRLGRALADPTRCRLLLALLDGPGHPAKLADQLGLTRQNVSNHLACLRECGLVNGRQQGRQVSYELVDASLAHALEDLLGVVWGVAQEHVPPGETTPVAAG, from the coding sequence ATGGTTTTCATGTTGACCTCGGAGCAGCGCCTGTCCGCCATCCAGCGCCTCGGAAGGGCGCTCGCCGACCCCACGCGGTGCCGGCTGCTGCTGGCCCTGCTGGACGGGCCGGGTCACCCCGCCAAGCTGGCGGACCAGTTGGGTCTTACCCGGCAGAATGTTTCGAATCACCTTGCCTGCCTGCGCGAATGCGGCCTGGTCAACGGCCGGCAGCAGGGTCGCCAGGTCAGCTACGAGCTGGTCGACGCCTCCTTGGCGCACGCACTGGAGGACCTGCTCGGCGTGGTGTGGGGGGTCGCCCAGGAGCACGTGCCGCCGGGCGAGACCACCCCGGTCGCCGCCGGCTGA